The Oryzihumus leptocrescens sequence CTGCGGCGGCTCGGCACCGACTGGATCGACCTCTACCAGCTGCACCAGCCCGACCCGGTCACGCCGATCGAGGAGACGCTCGCCGCGCTGCACGAGCTCGTCCTGGAGGGCAAGGTGCGCTACGTCGGCTGCTCCAACTTCGACGGCTGGCAGCTCGTCGACGCCGACTGGACGGCGCGGGCCGGCGGCTACGAGCGGTTCGTCTCGGCGCAGAACCGTTACTCGCTGCTGGACCGGTCGGTCGAGGCCGAGCTGGTGCCGGCCTGCGAGCACCTCGGCGTGGGGATCCTGCCGTTCTTCCCGCTGGAGTACGGCCTGCTCACCGGCAAGTACACCCGTGGCCAGGCGGCTCCGGAAGGGTCCCGGTTGGCGATCGAGCAGGCGCGCTTCGAGGGTGCGGACTGGGACCGGATCGAGGCGCTGGAGGCGTTCGCCGCCGAGCGCGGGCTGAGCATGCTCCAGGTGGCCATGGGTGGCCTTGCCGCCCAGCCGGCCGTGACGTCGGTGATCGCGGGCGTGACGCGTCCGGAGCAGGTCGTGTCCAACGCCCAGGCAGGCCTGTGGGAGCCCACGGCAGAGGACCTGGCGGCGCTGGAGGCGTTGGGCTGAGCCGGTTTCAGCCGCGGGCCCGCTGGGTGTTATCGTGTGGCCCGCACCTTGGGGCTGTGGCGCAGCTGGTAGCGCACCTCGTTCGCAACGAGGGGGTCAGGGGTTCGAGTCCCCTCAGCTCCACCCAAGGTCAGAGGCCCTTCCCCGGGATCGGGGGAGGGCCTCTTTCGCACTCTGCCGCAGTGTTGTAGGAGTCCGGGGGCCTACCGGGCGATCGCTCCGTCTGCGGGCTGCCGGCCTGTGGCCGCGCCAAGCGCTGAAGTCCGGGGACGTTCGGCACTGGGGAACCTCAGCCGTGGCGTCGGAGGGTTTGGGCAGCGGCACACGGTCCGTTCCGCCGCGCGAAGAGGTGATGTCATGTCCACACTCCCGCAGGCCGACTCCATCGGACCCGTTGATATTGCGGTGCTCTTGTTCGAGGGCAATGACTTCAGCGGGGACGTGGCGCCGGCCCTGGCTCAGCTACAGGACGAGGGGACGATTCGGGTCATCGACCTGGCCTTCGTCCGGAAGAACAGCGACGGTTCCACCTCATCGGTCGAGGTGGAGGACGCCGACGTAGCCGAGGCCTACGAGCGAGTGCGGCCCTCGCAGATGGACCTGCTCAACGACGAGGACCTCGCGCAGGTCGCCGACGACCTCGAGCCCGGCTCATCCGCCCTTGTCGTCGTCTTTGACAACGCGTGGGCGGCGCGCATGGCCGCGGCGATTCGCCAGTCACACGGCACCTTGGTGGCGCTCGAACGCGTCCCCCGCGAGAGCGTCCTCAAGGCCCTCGCAGCCCTGCAAGAGGAGTGAGACAACCATGCCACGACGGATGGGAAGACCCGGACTGATGGGGACGATGGCCCGGACTGCTGTCATCGCCGGTACG is a genomic window containing:
- a CDS encoding aldo/keto reductase; the protein is MTYRPLGSSGLMVSTVGIGCNAFSRRADAEATRGIVDAAIEQGITLFDTADIYGIEPGASETMLGTALGSRREQVVVATKFGMDMQGKNGPDWGVRGSRRYVRKAVEASLRRLGTDWIDLYQLHQPDPVTPIEETLAALHELVLEGKVRYVGCSNFDGWQLVDADWTARAGGYERFVSAQNRYSLLDRSVEAELVPACEHLGVGILPFFPLEYGLLTGKYTRGQAAPEGSRLAIEQARFEGADWDRIEALEAFAAERGLSMLQVAMGGLAAQPAVTSVIAGVTRPEQVVSNAQAGLWEPTAEDLAALEALG
- a CDS encoding DUF6325 family protein, with the protein product MSTLPQADSIGPVDIAVLLFEGNDFSGDVAPALAQLQDEGTIRVIDLAFVRKNSDGSTSSVEVEDADVAEAYERVRPSQMDLLNDEDLAQVADDLEPGSSALVVVFDNAWAARMAAAIRQSHGTLVALERVPRESVLKALAALQEE